A stretch of DNA from Methanogenium sp. S4BF:
CGGCACCGGCGGCAACAACCGGCAATACGACAGCAATCGTCATCCTTGTCGTGGTTGCCATCATCGCCGTCTGTGGAGGCGTCTACTGGAAGAAGTCATCCGGTAAAAAATAAATTTTAACTCTTTTTTTGAACTGAATTGCATGCCGGACTCTCTTTCTCCGGTATCATGATCCGCCAAAATGGCGCAGGTGCCAGATAGTTTAGTTAATGTTGTTAACTTTCTGCATGTAATAACTATTTTTATCCCTGGGAGAGAAGTATTCATGAACAGATCATGGCTGGTACGAAGGGGCAGAAGAAAAAGAAGGGGATTTTGTTCATTCCCGGAGATTCGCCTGTCCATTCCCTGGATCCACGAACGAAACTACTCATGCTCGTCGTATTCAGTATCCTGTCATTTCTGACAACCAATCCCTTCGTCATGTGCCTGATACTCGCCTGTGTCGTGGCCCTTGCCTATGTATCGGGGTTATTCGAAAAGTGGCTGTATTCACTCAGGCTCATTCTTCCGCTCATTCTCTTTGTCTTTGTAATTGACCTGTTTTTCTCCCACCAGAGTGCAGGTGCTGAATTTTTCTCAGCGCAGATTGGGTTTATCCACGCCTATGCGACGGAAGGGAGCCTGTATTTCTCCATCTCCATGGTGACTCGCCTGCTCATTATCGCGGGCTTTTCATTCCTCTTTATCATGACAACGCAGTACAGCGATTTTGTAAAGGGTCTGCAGGGGATGAAGGTCCCGCATATCATCTCGTTTTCCCTGGGGTATGCACTTTCCTCAACGACTACCCTCTCACGGGACGCAAACAATGTCATAGAGGCCCAGAAATCCCGTGGGCTGGAGTTTGACCAGGGCTCATCCATAACAAAGATTGATAAACTGCTCTCGTTATTCATTCCGATGACCGTGATCATGCTGAACCGGTCCGGTCAGGTTTCGGATGCGATGCAGTGCAGGGGTTATGGCACTGCTCAAAAACCGACCATCTATCAGGCTCCCGTTATCGGGGCAGATGATGGTGTGGCGGTAATCATTCTTGTGCTCTTTGTAATTCTGGTAATTCTTCTCACGCATTTTGTATTCATCTGAGGTGTCGTATGAAAACCAATCATAAAAACAACACAGGACTCGGCAGAATTGTTGCCGTCCTGCTTATTGCGATGCTCGCCATCCCGTGTGCATCTGCTTTGGACTTGCCCTCAAATCCGCTTGCCGGGGCAATGCATGTAAACATCAATACCGCAAATTCTGCCGGTTATTACATAAAATTCGATGGAGGAGGGTTAAACGCGTTGCATATGACGACGAGCACATCGGACCGGTATGGCCAGCTGACCACCACATCAATGAAAAGCGGGGTGTTTTATATCTCCGATACCGGAGGAAGGGGCTTTTTCAATGATGTGCTGCTGATGATTGCCATCCGGAAACCTGCGGAGGATGAGGACCCGATTCCTGATAATTTCGCGCTGAAACTCCGTTCGAGTGGATACCGTTGGATACCCACCGGTGTTCTCAATCAGCCTCCGGTTGCAGAAGATCTGGAGTATGTTCCCGGGGCGATAGATCAGACCTTTACGCTCTCGTCCCTGAGCTATGGGCCACAGAAATGGAAGCCTGCAGGCAACAATGACCCGATGAACTATCCGATATACGGGGATCAGGATATGTCGGGTGATGAGGAGTTTTACCTTTATTTCGTTGATTTAAAGGTAGGAAATCTGGGTGAGAACTCCGGAATAACAGGACTGACAGACAACGGAATGGTGAAGGTCGAATACACGATTGAAAATTTTGATTCCGGTCTTGTGGCATTCAACACCTATGGCTGGTGCGATGAGAATCAGGCGAACCAGGGTGCGGGAATATCCTGGACGAATATGATCGTGGGAGAAGGCGCAAGCGGCTATGTCGTCGATATCGTCGGTTCGGGCGGAGGGGAAGGAGGCTCATCCGGAAAGATTTCCTATGACTCTGATGACTCACTCTCTGCTCCGGGATCATGGAAGCCGCAGGTTGGTAATCTCAACATCACATCTGTTCCGGCCGGGGCAAAAATTTACATCGACGATGTCTACTCCGGAAAGGAGACAAACGGCACTTTTGTGGATGTTCCTGCGGGAGATTATCGTGTCTATCTTGAATATGGTGAATATGCACCAACCGAACCAAAGACCATCCGGGTGAAAGGCGGCTACATCACCGAAGAGCATTTTGTCCTGACAAAAGGGTCCGGGTCCTGCTTCGTCTCATCTGTGCCCACGGGCGCTGACATTTTTGTCGATGGCAATGACACCCTCTGGCATACCAACTCTCTCATTTCCGGAATCGAATCCGGAAACCATACCGTCACCGTCTATCACGATGGCTATGAGCCTGAATCCGCAGATGTCACCATCCATATGGATCAGCAGTCCACACTCTCCTTTGTGTTCGGCGGGAACGGGGCAGATGTAAATATCCCGGAGACGTCCGCTCCGGGTATAGGTGATGAACAACCGGCCGCTCCGTCACCATCCGAAACCGCAGGGGCTGAATGGGAGGCCAATTCCTCTGCAGGCGCCACCATATCTGATGAGACCAGTCAACAGGAAGATGGCGGAATTATCGGCTACATCTTCAGTCTCTTTGCTGGTCTGTTCTCCGGTGCTCCCGAAGAACCGTCATCCCTTCCGTCTGCCGCTGCCAATCCATTGGCAGAGGTGGCACTCCCGGATGCAACCCCGGTAAATCCGGATGATCTTGTGTATGATGCCGTTCCTGATGAAATCCCGGCAGCGGCACAAGCCGTGAAAGGCACCGGCGGGCTCTATGTCACCTCCTATCCGGACAATCTTCCCATAACTCTTGATGGCGTAAAGACGGATGCAACAACTCCTGAATATTTCTACGGGCTCAAAGAGGGTTTGCATAAGGTGATGGTGACTGAGCGTTCCGATACCGTGAAGACAGCGCAGCAGACCGTTTCAATATTCTCCGGTGAGGATGCCTGTGTGAAACTCGAGCCCTGTGTGGTTTCGCAGAAAGTGCCGGTGACCGTCCAGTCAAAGAAATTCAGGGACTGCACATTCATGATTGAAGGTGAATATCCGGAATATTCCTTCCCGTCAACTGTATATCTCGAAAAGAGCGGGACATTTATCACCGTTGTTAAAGACGGGACATATTATACCTTCACGACCGGGCACCAGGATGAGAATGGCGTGCTGAATATTCTCTCTCCGGATGCCGGAGATACCGCCGGAACGATCAGCATCACAAGCGAACCCGCAGGTGCGTTAGTCTCTGTTGACGGCCACCAGACCGGCATCCTGACCCCATGCACGATAGCCAATATCACCGAAGGGAGTCATATCCTGAAGGTATCGAAGGGTGGGTATTATCCGGAGAAAAAGGAGATCCGGTTTGTAAACACCGGTGAATCCGACAATTCTGAATTTAGTTTTGACCTGAAGGAGTATCCCTATGGCACGTTGTATATCGACAGCAAGCCCTCCGGTACCATGATCTATCTGAAGGGGCGGTATACCGGTGTTACCACTCCTCATGAGTTTTCATATATGCCGATTGGCAGCTATGATGTCGCGGTTGTGTCCAATCGGACTACCTTTAAGGAAGGAGTCGTCACGGTCGCTCCTCTGGAAAATGCCGGCGTAACGGTGTATAACCTTGCGATGGATGTATAATTCAACTGAATGAAACCTCCCCTTTTTTGCAGACCTCCAAATCAAATCAAAATATCTTTGTTGCCCTCTCCGATGCTGGTTTCATTCATCTATCCTCCTGTGCCACATTATGTTTGGGTAGCACCGGGCGGCTTACATTTTTATAATACAACTGCCATTGTGCTTCCTGTTGATGAGGTATGCCAAGCGATTATTTTGAGATGATGCTGCGTTCCCTGAACCTGACGTCAGAGGAGCGTGAGATGATTGTGGAGAAGAGAAAGGAGCAGTGCATCTGCGATATGTGCCCGACGTTTCAGACCTGTGGAGGGGAGACGGAAGGAAACGAAGGGTTTGCCTTCTGCACACTGGGTGCGAGCCCCTGCATTGAAAAAGAGGTTGAATGCCTCTGCTCCACCTGCCCCCTGTCGCGTGAAATGGGGCTTGCGTACTCCTATTACTGCACCCGGGGTTCTGAAACGCAGCAGAAAATCAGGGATGTTATCGGGGTGAAGTAACCTCAGGAACAAGTGTTCCCTCCCCATTTCCCTGTCTCGTTGTGGTGAAAGGGGAAGGCAGCATCCCTGATGTGTAATCCTTCTCAGAGATGTTTATCTACCGGGCTGATAGATTTCTAATCAATGCAGAGCCAGATCCTGTGGGGAACCCTGCTGCTTGCGGCGGGCCTGGTGCTCACCGTTCTCTCGGTAACGGTCATCCCTGTCTTTTTCCTCTTCTATGGAATCCCGCTGCTCGTTATCGGAGCAGCGCTGTTCATCTTCCGGGGGAGAGAGGAGAGTATCGAGGCCCTGAAATGAGGTGATAATACGTGATTATAACAACAACTGAACAGATTCCCGGACATGAATACGAGATTCTCGGCATCGTCTCGGGAAACACGGTGCGTGCAAAGCACCTCGGCAAGGATATCATGTCGGGCCTGAAAAGCGTTGTCGGGGGAGAACTGCAGGAATACACCGATATGCTCTCCGATGCCCGGAGGGAATCCATCAACCGGATGATAAACG
This window harbors:
- a CDS encoding energy-coupling factor transporter transmembrane component T translates to MAGTKGQKKKKGILFIPGDSPVHSLDPRTKLLMLVVFSILSFLTTNPFVMCLILACVVALAYVSGLFEKWLYSLRLILPLILFVFVIDLFFSHQSAGAEFFSAQIGFIHAYATEGSLYFSISMVTRLLIIAGFSFLFIMTTQYSDFVKGLQGMKVPHIISFSLGYALSSTTTLSRDANNVIEAQKSRGLEFDQGSSITKIDKLLSLFIPMTVIMLNRSGQVSDAMQCRGYGTAQKPTIYQAPVIGADDGVAVIILVLFVILVILLTHFVFI
- a CDS encoding DUF2769 domain-containing protein, whose translation is MPSDYFEMMLRSLNLTSEEREMIVEKRKEQCICDMCPTFQTCGGETEGNEGFAFCTLGASPCIEKEVECLCSTCPLSREMGLAYSYYCTRGSETQQKIRDVIGVK
- a CDS encoding YbjQ family protein, producing MIITTTEQIPGHEYEILGIVSGNTVRAKHLGKDIMSGLKSVVGGELQEYTDMLSDARRESINRMINDAKRLEADAVVNVRFATSQTTAGAAELLAYGTAVKLVR
- a CDS encoding PEGA domain-containing protein, whose protein sequence is MKTNHKNNTGLGRIVAVLLIAMLAIPCASALDLPSNPLAGAMHVNINTANSAGYYIKFDGGGLNALHMTTSTSDRYGQLTTTSMKSGVFYISDTGGRGFFNDVLLMIAIRKPAEDEDPIPDNFALKLRSSGYRWIPTGVLNQPPVAEDLEYVPGAIDQTFTLSSLSYGPQKWKPAGNNDPMNYPIYGDQDMSGDEEFYLYFVDLKVGNLGENSGITGLTDNGMVKVEYTIENFDSGLVAFNTYGWCDENQANQGAGISWTNMIVGEGASGYVVDIVGSGGGEGGSSGKISYDSDDSLSAPGSWKPQVGNLNITSVPAGAKIYIDDVYSGKETNGTFVDVPAGDYRVYLEYGEYAPTEPKTIRVKGGYITEEHFVLTKGSGSCFVSSVPTGADIFVDGNDTLWHTNSLISGIESGNHTVTVYHDGYEPESADVTIHMDQQSTLSFVFGGNGADVNIPETSAPGIGDEQPAAPSPSETAGAEWEANSSAGATISDETSQQEDGGIIGYIFSLFAGLFSGAPEEPSSLPSAAANPLAEVALPDATPVNPDDLVYDAVPDEIPAAAQAVKGTGGLYVTSYPDNLPITLDGVKTDATTPEYFYGLKEGLHKVMVTERSDTVKTAQQTVSIFSGEDACVKLEPCVVSQKVPVTVQSKKFRDCTFMIEGEYPEYSFPSTVYLEKSGTFITVVKDGTYYTFTTGHQDENGVLNILSPDAGDTAGTISITSEPAGALVSVDGHQTGILTPCTIANITEGSHILKVSKGGYYPEKKEIRFVNTGESDNSEFSFDLKEYPYGTLYIDSKPSGTMIYLKGRYTGVTTPHEFSYMPIGSYDVAVVSNRTTFKEGVVTVAPLENAGVTVYNLAMDV